From Paenibacillus sp. V4I7, one genomic window encodes:
- a CDS encoding NHLP leader peptide family RiPP precursor, translated as MSNNGILKEKIIQKAWEDEAFKNQLIANPKAALKQAFNITLPDDITVKAVEETSTEFVLVIPTNPAKVLVTTDAVASVW; from the coding sequence ATGTCGAACAATGGAATTTTAAAAGAAAAAATTATTCAAAAAGCTTGGGAAGATGAAGCTTTCAAGAACCAACTTATCGCTAATCCCAAAGCCGCGCTAAAACAAGCATTTAACATCACTCTTCCTGATGACATCACAGTTAAAGCGGTTGAAGAAACCTCAACTGAGTTTGTTCTCGTCATCCCTACGAATCCCGCTAAAGTATTAGTTACTACGGATGCTGTTGCAAGCGTCT